From the Bdellovibrio reynosensis genome, one window contains:
- a CDS encoding endonuclease/exonuclease/phosphatase family protein, with the protein MMIKGWILCLLLLCCVQSQAKIHIPSDKNVLSEFGTCKPDYLPANFQISVWNIKKGSEGARWARDFTSLVQRSNLVLIQESMLDAFVPAIALNQKGFCWNFATSFIDNDNNPTGVMSGGRIKALSVHYLRSPGREPILNTPKMTLIEEYAIANHPQTLLIANIHALNFVSNETNREHIDQAADYLKKHKGPMIFAGDFNTWNGNRLSATDAIMNYLKLKKVVLKNDSRGRKLDHIYIRGFDTLEAEILNDVDSSDHKPLTAVLRLK; encoded by the coding sequence ATGATGATCAAGGGATGGATCCTTTGTCTTCTATTGCTTTGCTGCGTTCAATCTCAAGCTAAAATTCATATCCCAAGCGACAAGAATGTTTTAAGTGAATTCGGGACCTGCAAACCTGATTACCTCCCCGCTAATTTTCAAATCTCAGTTTGGAATATTAAAAAAGGCTCTGAAGGTGCCCGTTGGGCCCGCGATTTTACTTCTTTAGTTCAACGTTCAAACCTAGTCCTGATTCAAGAATCCATGCTTGATGCTTTTGTTCCAGCGATTGCCTTAAACCAAAAAGGTTTTTGCTGGAACTTCGCAACAAGCTTCATTGATAACGACAATAATCCAACAGGCGTCATGAGCGGTGGTCGCATCAAAGCTTTATCGGTCCACTACTTAAGAAGCCCTGGCAGAGAACCCATCCTGAACACCCCTAAGATGACTTTGATTGAAGAGTACGCCATCGCCAATCACCCGCAGACTCTATTGATTGCCAATATCCATGCTTTGAACTTTGTCAGTAACGAGACTAATCGCGAACACATTGACCAGGCTGCGGACTACTTGAAAAAGCACAAAGGCCCCATGATTTTCGCTGGCGACTTTAATACTTGGAACGGGAACCGCCTTTCAGCTACAGATGCGATTATGAACTACCTTAAATTAAAGAAAGTAGTTCTTAAAAACGATAGTCGTGGTCGTAAGTTAGATCACATCTATATTCGCGGGTTTGATACCTTAGAGGCTGAAATTCTTAATGATGTCGACAGCTCTGATCACAAGCCACTGACAGCGGTTTTACGCCTTAAATGA